The proteins below are encoded in one region of Thermosulfurimonas marina:
- a CDS encoding ribose-phosphate pyrophosphokinase: MFINHLKIFSGTANPELARKICEYLAVPLGLMEIKRFSDGEIFVEIKENVRGADVFVVQPTCTPVNEHLMELLIIIDALRRASARRITAVVPYYGYARQDRKTAPRTPISAKLVANLITVAGARRVLTMDLHAGQIQGFFDIPVDHLFAAPVLLEYLREHFRDEDLVIVSPDAGGVERARAYAKRLDAGIAIVDKRRPGPNQSEVMHVVGEVKGKVAIILDDMVDTAGTMCKAAEAIKERGAKEVHGMATHPVLSGPAVERIEKSALKSLVVTDTIPLREEAKKVKKIKVLSVAKLLGEAIRRIHADDSVSSLFV, translated from the coding sequence ATGTTCATCAATCACCTGAAGATCTTTAGCGGCACGGCCAATCCGGAGCTGGCCCGCAAGATCTGTGAGTACCTGGCCGTTCCTTTGGGACTGATGGAGATCAAAAGGTTTAGTGACGGAGAGATCTTTGTGGAGATCAAAGAAAATGTCCGGGGAGCGGATGTCTTTGTGGTCCAGCCCACCTGTACCCCGGTTAACGAACACCTCATGGAACTCCTCATTATCATCGACGCCCTACGCCGGGCCTCCGCCCGACGGATTACCGCGGTAGTTCCTTACTATGGCTATGCCCGGCAGGATCGGAAGACCGCCCCGCGCACCCCTATTTCCGCCAAGCTGGTGGCCAATCTTATCACGGTAGCCGGGGCCCGACGGGTGCTGACCATGGACCTCCATGCCGGACAAATCCAGGGCTTTTTCGATATCCCGGTAGACCATCTCTTTGCCGCTCCGGTCCTTCTGGAATACCTTCGGGAGCACTTCCGGGACGAAGATCTGGTCATCGTCTCTCCGGATGCCGGTGGGGTGGAACGGGCCCGGGCCTATGCCAAGCGTCTGGATGCGGGGATCGCCATCGTGGACAAACGCCGTCCCGGACCCAATCAGAGCGAGGTCATGCACGTGGTGGGCGAGGTGAAGGGCAAGGTGGCCATTATCCTGGACGACATGGTGGACACTGCAGGCACCATGTGTAAAGCCGCCGAGGCCATAAAGGAGCGGGGGGCCAAGGAGGTCCACGGGATGGCCACCCATCCCGTGCTTTCGGGACCGGCGGTGGAGCGCATTGAAAAATCGGCCCTCAAGTCCCTGGTGGTCACCGACACCATCCCCTTGCGGGAAGAGGCCAAAAAGGTTAAAAAGATCAAGGTTCTTTCGGTGGCCAAGCTCCTGGGCGAGGCCATTCGCCGCATCCATGCGGATGATTCCGTAAGTTCGCTTTTTGTCTAA
- a CDS encoding 50S ribosomal protein L25/general stress protein Ctc yields MRQVPFTAEYRARTGKEVAKKLRKQGLVPAILYGPQTDPLPLTVKLSELKRVLQRHRGEQLIFNLTVEKNGEREQHLALIKELQYHPVTDEILHADFYEIRMDRPVEVDVPVEITGKAKGVQKGGLLEIIMHEITVSCLPDRIPDRIVIDVSELDLGDTLHVRDLTPPEGVKFAEDPDEPVVTVVEVEAEAEETAEEETGESA; encoded by the coding sequence ATGAGACAGGTGCCCTTTACCGCGGAATATCGTGCCCGCACCGGAAAGGAAGTGGCCAAGAAATTGCGCAAACAGGGCCTGGTTCCGGCCATCCTCTACGGGCCCCAGACCGACCCCTTACCCCTTACGGTCAAACTAAGCGAGCTCAAACGGGTTCTTCAGCGTCACCGGGGCGAACAGCTGATCTTCAATCTTACGGTGGAGAAGAACGGAGAAAGGGAACAGCACCTGGCCCTGATCAAGGAGCTCCAATATCATCCGGTGACCGACGAGATCCTTCACGCGGATTTTTACGAAATCCGTATGGATCGGCCGGTGGAGGTGGATGTCCCGGTGGAGATTACCGGAAAGGCCAAGGGGGTGCAGAAAGGGGGTCTGCTGGAGATCATCATGCACGAGATTACGGTCTCCTGTTTGCCGGACCGCATTCCGGACCGGATCGTGATCGATGTTTCGGAGCTGGACCTCGGGGATACCCTCCACGTGCGCGATCTTACTCCCCCGGAGGGGGTAAAGTTTGCCGAGGATCCGGACGAGCCGGTGGTCACGGTGGTAGAGGTGGAGGCCGAAGCCGAAGAGACCGCCGAGGAGGAGACCGGAGAATCTGCCTAA
- a CDS encoding tRNA (adenine-N1)-methyltransferase, giving the protein MDGIIREGDLLLLLAPGGHTYLLPAEAREFHTHRDAVDLGAFLGRPWGSRILGRKGLPFYALRPTLYDHLMKVRRATQIIYPKEIGLILLKLDVRPGKTILECGTGSGALTLALAAAVGPEGRVITYEKEARFRKVARENLARAGLLERVIFREGVREDFGEKEADALFLDVREPWELLPAAWKALKGGAPFGALVPTVNQVSRLLEALEGLPFVALEVQEILERFYKVNPERLRPEDRMVAHTGYLIFARKVQER; this is encoded by the coding sequence ATGGACGGGATCATCCGGGAAGGGGATCTTCTGCTTCTCCTGGCTCCCGGAGGGCATACCTATCTTCTCCCCGCGGAAGCGCGCGAGTTTCACACCCACCGCGATGCGGTAGATCTGGGGGCCTTTCTGGGAAGACCTTGGGGAAGCAGGATTCTAGGCCGGAAGGGCCTTCCCTTTTACGCCCTGCGCCCCACCCTCTACGACCACCTGATGAAGGTCCGTCGGGCTACCCAGATCATCTATCCCAAAGAGATCGGTCTTATCCTCCTGAAACTCGACGTACGCCCTGGCAAAACCATACTGGAATGTGGCACGGGCTCCGGGGCCCTCACCCTAGCCCTGGCCGCCGCCGTAGGCCCCGAAGGACGGGTGATCACTTACGAAAAAGAGGCCCGGTTCCGTAAGGTGGCCCGGGAGAACTTGGCCCGGGCCGGGTTGCTGGAACGGGTCATCTTCCGGGAAGGGGTGCGAGAGGACTTCGGCGAAAAGGAGGCCGACGCCCTTTTCTTGGATGTGCGCGAACCCTGGGAGCTTTTACCTGCGGCCTGGAAGGCCCTCAAGGGGGGCGCGCCCTTTGGGGCCCTGGTCCCCACGGTCAACCAGGTCTCCCGCCTGCTAGAGGCCCTGGAGGGTCTTCCCTTTGTAGCCCTCGAGGTCCAGGAGATCCTGGAGCGGTTTTATAAGGTAAATCCCGAAAGACTGCGTCCGGAAGACCGCATGGTGGCCCATACCGGCTACCTCATCTTTGCGCGCAAGGTGCAAGAAAGGTGA
- the pth gene encoding aminoacyl-tRNA hydrolase, translating into MWLYAGLGNPGPKYARTRHNLGWIVLEALAEELGLSWREVPALKALVGEWPGRAWLLLPLTYMNLSGEAVAPALEHFAIPRERLLVIHDDLDLPLGRIKFAPKGGAGGHRGVLSVISAVGSEEFPRLKLGIGRPPAGVPVRDYVLSEFEPEEWARVERMVHLALAALKDLPEKGLLKVMSLYNRREAPQNKKGPQGVGEFL; encoded by the coding sequence ATGTGGCTTTATGCGGGGCTGGGGAATCCCGGCCCGAAGTATGCCCGCACCCGTCACAACCTGGGCTGGATAGTCCTGGAGGCCCTGGCCGAGGAGCTGGGACTTTCCTGGAGGGAGGTCCCGGCCCTTAAGGCCCTGGTAGGGGAATGGCCCGGTCGGGCCTGGCTTCTTCTTCCTCTTACTTACATGAATCTTTCCGGAGAGGCTGTGGCTCCAGCCCTGGAGCATTTCGCTATTCCGCGGGAAAGACTCTTGGTGATCCACGACGATCTGGATCTACCCCTCGGGCGTATCAAATTTGCCCCCAAGGGAGGGGCTGGGGGCCATCGGGGGGTTCTTTCGGTGATCTCCGCGGTGGGCAGCGAGGAGTTCCCGCGTCTCAAGCTCGGGATCGGTCGTCCCCCGGCCGGGGTTCCGGTGCGGGATTATGTACTTTCGGAGTTTGAGCCGGAGGAATGGGCCCGGGTGGAGAGAATGGTTCATCTTGCCCTGGCAGCTCTCAAAGATCTTCCGGAAAAAGGCCTTCTCAAGGTCATGAGTCTTTACAATCGCCGGGAAGCCCCCCAAAATAAAAAAGGGCCTCAAGGCGTAGGAGAGTTCCTATGA
- a CDS encoding DUF1844 domain-containing protein, with protein MDEKKCDWLPPVTFSTFILSLNATALIHLGEIPHPETNRKEVNLTLAKHTIDTLDMLKEKTRGNLSPDEERLLESILYELRLRFIKLTR; from the coding sequence ATGGACGAAAAGAAATGTGACTGGCTGCCTCCGGTAACCTTCAGCACCTTTATTCTTTCCCTTAACGCCACGGCCCTCATCCATCTGGGGGAGATTCCCCATCCGGAGACCAACCGCAAGGAGGTCAACCTTACCCTGGCCAAGCATACCATTGACACCCTGGATATGCTCAAGGAAAAGACTCGGGGGAACCTTTCGCCGGATGAGGAGCGGCTTCTCGAAAGTATCCTCTACGAGCTCCGCTTGCGCTTCATCAAGCTTACCCGATGA
- a CDS encoding DUF1566 domain-containing protein yields MILATGQDRCYDTRGREIPCQGTGQDGQWRFGLSGFPRFKVQGELVEDLLTGLFWPKNAALFEFPMSWEEALRAVARLNRENFLGFSDWRLPNRRELRSLVFYQAKNPVLPPGHPFENLFHGWYWTSTTAVINPRYAWNVHFGGGRMFYSHKEDERMVWPVRGRFRLPATGQHTCYNTLGNPVSCSGTGQDGEIRSGLPWPEPRFELRAEAVFDRLTGLFWTRLADLAPGRVTWEEAFQVVVELNRRKFSGFSDWRLPNINELESLVDAQYHSPALPRDHPFQEVREYYWSSTTSFYDPLWAWALYLAKGAVGIGLKHGPHFYVWAVRGRPWRPREDSNPQPAD; encoded by the coding sequence ATGATTCTGGCCACCGGACAGGACCGTTGCTATGACACCCGGGGTCGAGAGATCCCTTGCCAGGGAACCGGCCAGGATGGGCAGTGGCGTTTCGGGCTTTCGGGTTTTCCCCGGTTTAAGGTCCAGGGGGAGTTGGTGGAAGATCTCCTTACCGGGCTTTTCTGGCCCAAGAATGCCGCGCTTTTTGAATTCCCCATGTCTTGGGAAGAGGCTTTGCGGGCGGTGGCCAGGCTCAATCGCGAAAATTTTCTGGGTTTTTCTGACTGGCGACTTCCCAATCGGCGGGAGCTGCGCAGTTTAGTCTTTTATCAGGCCAAAAATCCGGTTCTTCCCCCGGGGCACCCCTTTGAAAACCTCTTTCATGGCTGGTATTGGACCTCCACCACGGCCGTCATCAACCCCCGTTATGCCTGGAATGTACATTTCGGGGGAGGACGCATGTTTTACAGTCACAAAGAGGACGAAAGAATGGTTTGGCCGGTGCGCGGAAGGTTCCGTCTTCCCGCCACCGGACAGCACACCTGCTACAACACTTTGGGGAACCCTGTGTCCTGCTCTGGGACCGGACAGGACGGTGAGATCCGTTCCGGGCTGCCCTGGCCAGAGCCCCGATTTGAACTCCGTGCTGAAGCGGTCTTTGACCGTTTGACCGGTCTTTTCTGGACCCGTTTGGCGGATCTCGCCCCGGGGAGGGTCACCTGGGAAGAGGCCTTTCAGGTGGTGGTGGAGCTTAACCGACGCAAGTTTTCCGGATTTTCCGACTGGCGCCTTCCCAACATCAACGAATTGGAAAGCCTGGTGGATGCGCAGTATCACTCTCCGGCCCTGCCCAGGGATCATCCCTTCCAGGAGGTGCGAGAATATTACTGGTCCTCCACCACCAGCTTTTACGATCCCCTCTGGGCCTGGGCCCTTTATCTGGCCAAGGGGGCGGTGGGGATAGGACTCAAACACGGCCCCCACTTTTATGTCTGGGCCGTGCGGGGAAGACCCTGGCGCCCCCGGGAGGACTCGAACCCCCAACCTGCGGATTAG
- a CDS encoding SDH family Clp fold serine proteinase, whose protein sequence is MSGFDLFFFFFMLAALQPVLRQRLLEAARQRMISRIEKARGSRVILLVHRQETMSLLGFPIMRFIDINDSEQVIRAIHLTDPEVPIDLILHTPGGLVLAALQIARAVKKHPAKVTAFIPHYAMSGGTLIALAADEIVMDEHAVLGPVDPQLGQFPAASILRAVREKPREHVEDQTLILADVAEKALRQMKENLRDLLSGKYPPEKVDELAELLTQGHWTHDYPLTFEEARKLGLPVRTDMPHEIYQLMSLFPQPVRQAPSVEFTPAPRRAPAGSQNGASMSHLLRHLF, encoded by the coding sequence ATGAGCGGATTTGACCTTTTTTTCTTCTTTTTCATGCTGGCGGCCCTTCAGCCGGTCCTCCGCCAGAGGTTGCTCGAGGCTGCCCGGCAGCGCATGATCTCCCGGATCGAGAAGGCCCGGGGCTCGCGGGTCATCCTTCTGGTCCATCGGCAGGAAACCATGAGTCTTCTCGGCTTTCCCATCATGCGTTTCATCGACATCAACGACTCCGAACAGGTGATCCGGGCCATTCATCTCACAGACCCCGAGGTCCCCATCGATCTCATTCTCCACACCCCCGGGGGGCTGGTGCTGGCGGCGCTCCAGATTGCCCGGGCGGTAAAGAAACACCCGGCCAAGGTCACGGCCTTCATTCCCCATTACGCCATGAGCGGAGGGACCCTCATTGCCCTGGCCGCCGACGAGATCGTCATGGACGAGCACGCGGTCCTGGGGCCGGTGGACCCCCAGCTGGGACAATTTCCTGCGGCCTCCATCCTGCGGGCCGTAAGGGAAAAGCCCCGGGAGCACGTGGAGGACCAGACCCTGATTCTGGCCGATGTGGCCGAAAAGGCCCTGCGTCAAATGAAAGAAAACCTTCGAGACCTTCTTTCCGGAAAGTATCCTCCGGAAAAGGTGGACGAACTGGCGGAACTCCTCACCCAGGGCCATTGGACTCACGACTATCCCCTCACCTTTGAGGAGGCCCGCAAACTGGGCCTTCCCGTACGCACGGACATGCCCCACGAGATCTATCAATTAATGAGTCTCTTTCCGCAACCCGTGCGTCAAGCCCCTTCGGTAGAGTTCACTCCGGCACCGCGGAGGGCCCCGGCCGGCTCTCAAAATGGGGCCTCTATGAGCCATCTTTTGCGGCATCTTTTTTGA
- the ispE gene encoding 4-(cytidine 5'-diphospho)-2-C-methyl-D-erythritol kinase → MKLLAPAKLNLFLRILGRRPDGYHDLQTLFQKITLFDEVELFKATGIALEVEGEAPGGRENLCFRAAELFFREAAVEGGVFIRLRKRIPPGTGLGGASSDAAAVLQGLSRLYPGHLSPEALYRMGVRLGADVPFFLSPYATALGEGLGERLTPWPTPHAWYVVAVPSFRVSTAWAYAQLKLTKRKRPLNYAPENFYWESLVNDFEALIFEAYPEAAELAEALKAAGALAAHLTGSGSALFGAFRERAEAERAVEKLAQRFPEARFFVVTNLKEGDPCSSIT, encoded by the coding sequence ATGAAGCTTTTGGCCCCGGCCAAGCTCAATCTCTTTCTCCGGATCCTGGGCCGCCGTCCAGACGGCTATCATGATCTGCAGACCCTCTTCCAGAAGATCACCCTCTTTGACGAGGTAGAGCTTTTTAAGGCTACGGGGATAGCCTTGGAGGTGGAGGGAGAGGCCCCGGGGGGCCGGGAGAACCTCTGCTTTCGGGCGGCGGAACTCTTTTTCCGCGAGGCGGCGGTAGAGGGCGGGGTCTTTATTCGCCTTCGCAAGCGCATTCCCCCGGGAACGGGCCTTGGCGGGGCCTCCAGCGATGCCGCAGCCGTCCTGCAGGGGCTCTCCCGACTTTACCCCGGCCATCTTTCCCCGGAGGCCCTTTACCGGATGGGGGTGCGCCTCGGGGCCGACGTGCCCTTTTTTCTTTCCCCCTACGCCACAGCCCTGGGGGAGGGGCTGGGGGAGAGGCTTACCCCCTGGCCCACCCCTCACGCCTGGTACGTGGTGGCGGTGCCCTCCTTCCGGGTCTCCACGGCCTGGGCTTATGCCCAATTGAAATTGACAAAAAGGAAAAGGCCGCTTAATTATGCCCCGGAAAATTTTTACTGGGAGAGCCTGGTGAACGATTTCGAGGCCCTCATTTTTGAGGCCTACCCGGAGGCGGCCGAACTGGCCGAGGCTCTTAAGGCCGCGGGGGCCCTGGCTGCGCACCTTACCGGAAGCGGCTCGGCCCTTTTCGGGGCCTTTCGGGAAAGGGCCGAGGCTGAGCGGGCGGTGGAAAAACTGGCGCAAAGATTCCCCGAGGCCCGCTTTTTCGTGGTCACCAACCTTAAGGAGGGAGACCCATGTTCATCAATCACCTGA
- a CDS encoding pyridoxine 5'-phosphate synthase has translation MKDYLQKKLARALEILGLPEKSLEIHLVNDEAIAEINRRYLGRSGPTNVISFSYWEGKRPPQAPFLGEIFLSQETARREAEIYGLPYQAYLLALALHGLLHLLGHEHEGGGLAAARMAALEAQLLEKLAPKGHKKVVEFLKRREFMPAKLAVNVDHVATVREARKVHYPDPVQAAVLAELGGAHGIVVHLRGDRRHIQERDVRLLREIVKTKLILEMAATEEMIQFALEVRPDQVTLVPERRTEITTEGGLAVKGRTKKVRQVVERLKEGGIFKVSLFINPDPAELKAAARTGADVVELHTGNYAEAPAGEERERELARLEEAARVARDLGFEVHAGHGLSYENIEPVAAIPEVEEFSIGHAIVGRAIFVGMVEAVREMLRLIEKARR, from the coding sequence GTGAAAGACTATCTCCAGAAAAAACTGGCCCGGGCTTTAGAGATCCTGGGGCTTCCGGAAAAGAGTCTAGAAATTCATCTGGTAAACGATGAGGCCATCGCCGAGATCAACCGGCGGTATCTGGGCCGTTCCGGCCCCACCAACGTTATCTCCTTTTCTTACTGGGAAGGGAAGCGCCCCCCGCAAGCCCCCTTTTTAGGGGAGATTTTTCTTTCTCAGGAAACCGCCCGGAGGGAGGCCGAGATTTATGGACTACCTTATCAGGCTTATCTTTTGGCCCTGGCCCTCCACGGCCTCCTCCATCTCTTAGGTCATGAACACGAGGGAGGCGGGCTAGCTGCAGCCCGTATGGCCGCCCTTGAGGCCCAGCTCCTTGAAAAATTGGCCCCAAAAGGGCATAAAAAGGTGGTAGAATTCTTAAAAAGGAGGGAATTCATGCCGGCCAAGCTTGCGGTAAATGTGGATCATGTGGCTACGGTGAGAGAGGCCCGCAAGGTGCACTATCCCGATCCGGTGCAGGCCGCGGTGCTGGCCGAACTCGGAGGGGCCCACGGGATTGTGGTTCACCTCCGGGGTGATCGCCGACACATCCAGGAGCGCGACGTCCGCCTTCTGCGGGAAATCGTAAAGACCAAGCTTATTCTGGAGATGGCGGCCACGGAGGAGATGATTCAGTTCGCCTTGGAGGTCAGGCCGGACCAGGTGACCCTGGTTCCGGAAAGAAGGACAGAGATCACCACTGAAGGAGGACTCGCGGTCAAGGGACGCACCAAAAAGGTGCGTCAAGTGGTGGAGCGGCTCAAAGAAGGGGGGATTTTCAAGGTAAGTCTTTTTATCAATCCCGATCCCGCAGAGCTCAAGGCCGCCGCTCGCACCGGGGCGGATGTGGTGGAACTTCACACCGGAAACTACGCTGAGGCCCCGGCCGGGGAGGAAAGGGAAAGGGAGCTCGCCCGGTTGGAAGAGGCGGCCCGGGTGGCTCGGGATCTAGGCTTTGAGGTGCATGCCGGCCACGGCCTTTCTTACGAAAATATTGAGCCGGTAGCGGCCATCCCGGAGGTGGAAGAATTCAGTATTGGCCACGCCATCGTGGGCCGGGCCATCTTTGTGGGTATGGTGGAGGCGGTACGCGAGATGTTGAGACTGATCGAGAAGGCCCGCCGGTAA
- a CDS encoding aminopeptidase: protein MARRKKDELKTLKEKLAYRPRPVWDQLAEKDKKALERLAEDYRKFLSLAKTERECVEAMAALLKKAGFTEKPSARYFTVFREKTLAAMVAGKKPPYYGVRLIATHIDSPRLDLKLHPLYEDLEMAFFKTHYYGGIKKYHWVARPLALHGVVVKPDGTRVKVVLGEAPGDPVLTVCDLLPHLARKVQGEKKLSEAIPGEKLNVLVGGLPLPGEAEEKERVKLAILKLLHEKYGITEEDFVSAELEVVPAGPAVEVGLDRAFIGGYGQDDRICAFAALAALLELQEPEYSTLVLFLDKEEIGSDGNTGAKSRFLEKLIYDYLKLWGVTPQGDTVLETLLRTRAVSGDVTAGMDPHYLEVHEKLNDARMGYGVVLTKYTGHGGKYMANDAHAEYVAWLRRIFSEAGVIYQAASMGKVDEGGGGTVAKYLAAYGMDIVDLGPPLLGMHSPFEVAHKADLYMTYRAYKAFLSAGD from the coding sequence ATGGCCCGGCGCAAAAAGGACGAACTCAAGACTCTGAAAGAAAAGTTAGCCTATCGCCCCCGTCCGGTCTGGGATCAGCTTGCGGAAAAGGATAAAAAGGCCCTCGAGAGGCTGGCGGAGGACTACCGCAAATTCCTCTCTTTGGCCAAGACCGAGAGGGAATGCGTGGAGGCCATGGCCGCCCTCCTCAAGAAAGCGGGCTTCACCGAAAAACCCTCGGCCCGCTATTTTACTGTCTTTCGGGAAAAGACTTTGGCGGCCATGGTGGCCGGAAAAAAGCCCCCTTATTATGGGGTGCGCCTCATCGCCACCCATATCGACAGCCCCCGTCTGGATCTCAAGCTCCACCCCCTCTATGAAGATCTGGAAATGGCCTTTTTCAAGACCCACTATTACGGAGGGATCAAGAAGTATCACTGGGTGGCCCGGCCGCTGGCCCTCCACGGGGTAGTGGTCAAGCCGGACGGGACCCGGGTAAAAGTGGTCCTCGGAGAGGCCCCGGGTGATCCGGTACTTACGGTCTGCGATCTTCTGCCCCATCTGGCCCGTAAGGTTCAGGGAGAAAAGAAGCTCTCTGAGGCCATCCCCGGAGAGAAACTCAACGTGCTCGTAGGCGGACTGCCTCTTCCCGGGGAGGCCGAAGAAAAAGAGCGGGTAAAGCTGGCCATTTTGAAGCTCCTTCATGAAAAGTACGGGATCACCGAGGAGGATTTCGTGAGCGCGGAATTGGAGGTGGTCCCCGCCGGCCCCGCGGTAGAGGTGGGGCTTGACCGGGCCTTTATCGGGGGCTACGGACAGGACGACCGCATTTGCGCCTTTGCGGCCCTGGCGGCCCTCCTCGAGCTCCAAGAACCGGAATATTCCACCCTGGTCCTCTTTTTGGACAAGGAGGAAATTGGCTCTGACGGAAATACCGGAGCCAAGAGTCGGTTCCTCGAAAAGCTCATCTACGACTATCTCAAACTTTGGGGGGTCACCCCTCAAGGAGACACGGTGCTGGAGACCCTGCTGCGCACTCGGGCGGTCTCCGGAGACGTCACCGCAGGCATGGATCCTCACTACCTGGAAGTTCATGAGAAGTTAAACGACGCCCGCATGGGCTACGGGGTGGTCCTCACTAAATATACCGGCCACGGAGGAAAGTATATGGCCAATGATGCCCATGCGGAATATGTAGCCTGGCTGAGGCGTATCTTTTCGGAGGCTGGAGTGATCTATCAGGCTGCCTCCATGGGCAAGGTGGATGAAGGGGGAGGAGGCACGGTGGCCAAGTATCTGGCGGCCTACGGGATGGACATCGTGGACCTGGGCCCACCGCTTCTCGGTATGCATTCTCCCTTTGAAGTAGCCCATAAGGCCGATCTCTATATGACCTATCGGGCCTATAAGGCCTTTCTTTCCGCCGGGGATTGA
- a CDS encoding phosphate-starvation-inducible PsiE family protein, with amino-acid sequence MNPRRKGRSRLDIWFQDTFLKAERVLYILVAVGLILATLEVIYDGYHALLQAFAYEDFALGVLKVIDRFLIALMFLEILYTVQIVFGEEYHLQCVEPFLMVAIIALVRRLLILSFEISHGAVGPGKVKLYLVEMALVGVLILALVGAVMMLRRRRRERKDAS; translated from the coding sequence ATGAACCCCAGAAGAAAGGGAAGATCTCGTCTAGACATCTGGTTTCAGGACACCTTTCTTAAGGCCGAGCGCGTGCTTTACATCCTGGTGGCCGTGGGCCTGATCCTGGCCACCCTGGAGGTGATCTACGACGGCTACCACGCCCTCCTTCAGGCCTTCGCTTATGAAGATTTCGCCCTGGGGGTCCTCAAAGTCATCGACCGTTTTCTCATTGCCCTCATGTTTCTGGAGATCCTCTACACAGTGCAGATTGTCTTTGGGGAGGAGTACCACCTCCAGTGCGTGGAGCCCTTTCTTATGGTGGCCATCATCGCCCTGGTGCGGAGGCTCCTTATTCTCTCCTTTGAGATCTCTCACGGGGCGGTGGGTCCGGGAAAGGTCAAACTCTATTTGGTGGAAATGGCCCTGGTGGGGGTCCTCATCCTGGCCCTGGTGGGGGCGGTGATGATGCTCAGGAGACGTCGGAGGGAGAGAAAAGATGCGTCCTGA
- a CDS encoding rhomboid family intramembrane serine protease → MIPIQDILPRRRVPLITWGLIAVNGLVFFLEVSLPHHSRELLFQYLGLIPARFTHPDWAAAQGFPPGAFLTLFTHLFLHGGWVHFLGNMWTLWIFGDNVEDRMGHLRFLLFYLLCGLAAALTHLFMHPDSTVPTIGASGAISGVLGAYFVMFPFARVIVMVPVFFFPFFFEVPALLYLGYWYLLQVFSGTLSLALPGEIGGVAWWAHAGGFLAGVLTHRLFCRASCGYFKDEEVPWGPVVSYFDRLNR, encoded by the coding sequence ATGATCCCCATCCAGGATATCCTCCCTCGTCGCCGGGTCCCCCTCATAACTTGGGGACTTATCGCCGTAAACGGCCTGGTCTTTTTCCTGGAGGTATCTCTTCCCCATCACAGCCGGGAACTCCTTTTCCAGTATCTAGGACTCATCCCGGCCCGCTTCACCCATCCCGATTGGGCTGCGGCCCAGGGTTTTCCACCCGGGGCCTTCCTCACCCTTTTTACCCATCTCTTTCTTCACGGAGGCTGGGTACATTTTCTAGGAAACATGTGGACCCTCTGGATCTTCGGGGATAACGTGGAGGACCGCATGGGCCACCTGCGTTTTCTCCTCTTTTATCTCCTCTGCGGGCTGGCGGCGGCTCTCACCCACCTTTTTATGCACCCCGACTCCACCGTCCCCACCATTGGGGCCTCGGGGGCCATCTCTGGAGTGCTGGGGGCCTACTTCGTCATGTTCCCTTTCGCCCGGGTCATTGTCATGGTCCCCGTCTTTTTCTTTCCCTTCTTCTTTGAAGTCCCGGCCCTCCTTTATCTGGGCTACTGGTACCTCTTGCAGGTCTTCTCCGGCACCCTCTCTCTGGCCCTTCCAGGAGAGATAGGGGGTGTGGCCTGGTGGGCTCATGCCGGAGGGTTTCTGGCCGGAGTCCTCACCCATCGCCTCTTCTGTAGGGCTTCCTGTGGATATTTCAAAGACGAAGAGGTCCCCTGGGGACCGGTGGTTTCCTATTTTGATCGGTTAAACCGTTAG
- a CDS encoding FmdB family zinc ribbon protein: MPLYEFRCEICGEVFERLMKIGEDFPPCPRCGETRVMKLPSLFGFQDASGFRSERERAVLKRARDYLIDGKVRDARRFLSMAKEYVKTDAVKRLHEALSERKPLKGGYVSRTELVITKKKEK; the protein is encoded by the coding sequence ATGCCCCTTTACGAATTCCGCTGCGAGATCTGTGGAGAGGTCTTTGAACGTTTGATGAAGATAGGCGAAGACTTTCCTCCCTGTCCCCGTTGCGGGGAGACCCGGGTCATGAAACTGCCCTCCCTTTTTGGTTTTCAGGACGCCTCCGGCTTCCGCAGCGAGAGGGAAAGAGCCGTCCTCAAACGGGCTCGGGATTATCTTATTGACGGAAAGGTCCGGGATGCCCGGCGTTTTCTCTCTATGGCCAAGGAATATGTGAAAACCGATGCTGTAAAGCGCCTCCATGAGGCCCTTTCCGAAAGAAAGCCGCTAAAAGGAGGCTATGTTTCTCGAACGGAGTTGGTGATCACCAAGAAGAAAGAAAAGTGA